A stretch of the Mustela nigripes isolate SB6536 chromosome X, MUSNIG.SB6536, whole genome shotgun sequence genome encodes the following:
- the LOC132007127 gene encoding large ribosomal subunit protein uL13m-like has translation MESLASLNLIRLENQLQKLQNQFRKLIPLHKPIYHQLSDCGDHVVIMNTRHIAFSGNKWEQKVYSSHTGYPGGFKQVTAAQLHQKDPVAIVKLAIYGMLPKNLHRRTLMQRLHLFPDEDIPEDIRKNLVEELPQPRKVPKRLDEYTQEEIEAFPRLWSPPEDYRL, from the coding sequence ATGGAGTCATTAGCATCTTTAAATTTAATCAGATTAGAGAACCAACTCCAGAAACTCCAGAATCAATTTAGAAAACTCATCCCTTTGCATAAACCTATATACCATCAACTGAGTGACTGTGGGGATCATGTGGTCATAATGAACACAAGGCACATTgcattttctggaaataaatggGAACAAAAAGTTTACTCCTCACATACTGGCTATCCAGGGGGATTTAAACAAGTAACAGCTGCTCAGCTACACCAGAAGGATCCAGTAGCAATCGTGAAACTAGCTATTTATGGCATGCTGCCAAAAAACCTTCACAGAAGAACTCTGATGCAGAGATTGCATCTTTTCCCAGATGAGGACATACCAGAAGATATTCGTAAGAATTTAGTAGAAGAGTTGCCTCAACCACGAAAAGTACCCAAACGTCTAGATGAGTacacacaggaagaaatagaggctTTCCCAAGACTGTGGTCTCCACCTGAAGATTATCGACTCTAG